A region of Haliotis asinina isolate JCU_RB_2024 chromosome 7, JCU_Hal_asi_v2, whole genome shotgun sequence DNA encodes the following proteins:
- the LOC137291552 gene encoding cholesterol 25-hydroxylase-like, with protein MKAQRVQQQHEKDVLSESTEQSGHAFTVAIIRGVIVLAAVACVYYYDPIQRWTNSAWYWLLQSSVFNSVYFESWLATFCYAVLIPIYPYALHYMKSLNKYKVHPSVTYEHQTIAGILLEAVIYTAPLMLLDTFIVKKYHGVDPEIWVEKRKSWIQTTRALPLDPPSFSGLVFDLIASVLLYDAMFFFLHFALHKNFWLYKTFHALHHDHDVMHAHVTNKLTVGERLALILSANFALKVFNSHPATRALFVPVFIWLLIDNHTGYDLPWGLHKIVPFGIMGGPRKHYAHHLEGKRHYQPFLTYLDNLLEMKQKNKAL; from the coding sequence ATGAAAGCACAGAGGGTACAACAACAGCATGAAAAAGACGTCCTGTCTGAGAGCACTGAACAGTCAGGACATGCTTTCACAGTGGCAATCATCAGAGGAGTTATCGTCCTTGCCGCAGTAGCATGCGTGTACTACTATGATCCCATCCAGAGATGGACCAACTCGGCGTGGTACTGGTTGTTACAGAGTAGTGTTTTCAATTCAGTTTACTTCGAGAGCTGGTTAGCCACATTTTGTTATGCAGTTCTTATACCGATTTACCCTTACGCTCTCCATTATATGAAGTCTCTAAATAAATACAAGGTCCACCCTTCAGTGACATACGAACATCAGACTATAGCAGGTATACTACTTGAAGCTGTTATTTACACTGCTCCTCTCATGCTTTTGGATACTTTCATTGTCAAGAAATACCACGGCGTTGACCCCGAGATTTGGGTCGAGAAGCGGAAGTCGTGGATCCAGACGACAAGAGCGCTTCCGCTTGATCCGCCATCTTTCTCAGGGCTTGTGTTTGATCTTATCGCAAGTGTCTTGTTGTACGATGCGATGTTCTTCTTCCTGCATTTCGCTCTCCACAAGAACTTCTGGTTGTATAAAACCTTCCACGCCCTCCACCACGACCATGACGTTATGCACGCCCACGTCACCAACAAACTGACGGTAGGAGAGAGACTCGCGCTCATACTGTCAGCCAACTTTGCACTCAAGGTTTTCAACAGCCATCCTGCCACCAGGGCGTTGTTCGTCCCCGTGTTTATATGGCTACTCATTGATAACCATACTGGGTATGATCTCCCATGGGGCCTCCACAAAATAGTGCCGTTTGGAATCATGGGAGGACCCAGAAAACATTACGCCCATCATTTGGAAGGCAAGAGACATTACCAGCCTTTCCTAACGTACCTAGACAATTTATTGGAAATGAAGCAGAAAAACAAAGCTCTGTAA